In Chitinibacter sp. SCUT-21, a single genomic region encodes these proteins:
- a CDS encoding ABC transporter substrate-binding protein — translation MRNVKMGLIASSLMLAFSVQAAEVEVLHYWTSGGEAKAAAELKKMMEGKGNKWKDFAVAGGGGENAMTALKTRVVSGNPPAAAQIKGPSIQEWGDEGVLGSIDGVAKKEGWDKVLPPVVSNVMKYKGQYVAAPVNVHRVNWLWINPELLKKANAKVPTTWDEFFVTAAALQKAGIQPLAYGGQPWQDSTVFESVTLGVGGVDFYKKAFVQLDPATLSGPTMVKVLETYKKLKPFTDKNAAGREWNLATSMVINGKAAMQFMGDWAKGEFLAAGKVPGKDFLCVAAPGTANAFTFNIDSFAMFKLKDASAVKGQNDLASTLMSPAFQEVFNLNKGSIPARTDLAMDKFDECGKKSAVDFKATASKGGLVPSWAHGMAMKSATQGAVYDAVTQFWNNDKMSAKDAAMKLAAAAKMK, via the coding sequence ATGCGCAACGTAAAAATGGGTTTGATCGCAAGCAGCTTGATGTTGGCCTTTTCTGTTCAGGCGGCGGAAGTTGAAGTTTTGCATTACTGGACTTCAGGCGGTGAAGCCAAAGCCGCAGCTGAATTGAAAAAAATGATGGAAGGCAAGGGTAATAAATGGAAAGACTTTGCCGTTGCTGGTGGCGGCGGCGAAAACGCGATGACCGCGCTGAAAACTCGCGTTGTGTCTGGCAACCCGCCTGCTGCCGCGCAAATTAAAGGCCCATCGATTCAAGAATGGGGTGATGAAGGTGTGCTCGGCTCGATTGATGGCGTAGCAAAAAAAGAAGGCTGGGATAAAGTACTGCCACCAGTGGTGTCGAACGTGATGAAGTACAAAGGTCAATACGTGGCGGCACCGGTGAATGTGCACCGCGTAAACTGGCTGTGGATTAACCCTGAGTTGTTGAAAAAAGCCAACGCTAAAGTACCAACTACTTGGGATGAATTCTTCGTCACAGCTGCCGCCTTGCAAAAAGCAGGTATTCAACCTTTGGCCTACGGCGGCCAACCTTGGCAAGACAGTACCGTATTTGAATCAGTGACACTGGGCGTCGGTGGTGTTGATTTCTACAAAAAAGCCTTTGTTCAGCTCGACCCTGCAACGCTGTCTGGTCCAACGATGGTCAAAGTGCTGGAAACCTACAAAAAGCTCAAACCATTTACCGATAAAAATGCCGCAGGCCGCGAGTGGAATCTGGCAACCAGCATGGTGATTAATGGCAAAGCGGCGATGCAGTTTATGGGCGACTGGGCTAAAGGCGAATTCTTGGCTGCAGGTAAAGTGCCAGGCAAAGACTTCTTGTGTGTGGCAGCACCAGGCACCGCGAATGCGTTTACCTTCAATATCGATAGTTTTGCGATGTTCAAACTTAAAGACGCTTCTGCGGTGAAAGGTCAGAATGATTTGGCCAGCACACTGATGAGCCCAGCCTTCCAAGAAGTATTTAATCTGAATAAAGGCTCGATTCCTGCGCGTACCGATTTGGCGATGGATAAATTTGATGAATGCGGCAAAAAATCAGCGGTTGATTTTAAAGCCACCGCCAGCAAAGGCGGCCTAGTGCCTTCGTGGGCGCATGGCATGGCGATGAAATCAGCGACGCAAGGCGCTGTCTATGATGCCGTTACCCAGTTCTGGAATAACGACAAAATGAGCGCTAAAGATGCTGCGATGAAATTGGCCGCAGCAGCGAAAATGAAATAA
- a CDS encoding response regulator, with the protein MKSNPIPMVAIIDDDEAVRDSLSLLLETEGWAALNYPSAEDFLEEGDASRFACLIVDVRMDGMSGLELFTELKQGNYLPPVIFLTGHGDIPMAVNALKDGAMDFMQKPCDQQELLGRVRECIDKDIARRGATAHQQKVSELVAELTPRERDVLKEIMLGKLNKQIADRLDISTKTVEVHRARIFIKMKVHSAMELAAMLKEIPMDELLG; encoded by the coding sequence ATGAAGTCCAACCCAATTCCAATGGTGGCCATTATTGACGATGATGAGGCGGTTCGCGATTCGCTGAGTCTGCTGCTCGAAACAGAGGGCTGGGCGGCGTTAAATTACCCATCCGCAGAAGATTTTTTGGAGGAAGGTGATGCTAGCCGCTTTGCTTGTTTGATCGTCGATGTGCGTATGGATGGCATGAGTGGGTTGGAATTATTCACTGAGTTGAAGCAGGGCAATTACTTGCCACCCGTGATTTTTCTTACCGGTCACGGAGATATTCCAATGGCGGTGAATGCGCTCAAAGATGGTGCAATGGATTTCATGCAAAAACCGTGTGATCAGCAAGAATTGCTCGGTCGTGTGCGGGAATGTATTGATAAAGACATTGCTCGTCGCGGAGCCACGGCACATCAACAGAAAGTCAGCGAATTGGTTGCCGAACTCACCCCGCGCGAGCGCGATGTACTCAAAGAAATTATGTTGGGAAAACTTAACAAACAAATCGCAGACCGGCTTGATATCAGTACCAAAACGGTTGAAGTGCACCGCGCAAGGATTTTCATCAAGATGAAAGTACACTCAGCGATGGAGTTGGCTGCGATGTTGAAAGAAATACCCATGGATGAATTACTGGGTTAG
- a CDS encoding PAS domain S-box protein, which translates to MNRFWTSFSRLKRRWHRQWPWWMAYGLVLLLIGALLFYIVKTDRKAQLVREAAYAQDLLWQEQELRVRLQSNQNAIESLAYSLASDSIDLEEFRVRADLLIKNNPEILALEWVDASGFYIGGMPKFTHRPAELIPLNEPKLLEAIDGVSTLGYPLYSNVIVREEPLMMQLVPIFRFASYDGALMATYSLERMLQHRVPWWLVQRYQLQLVDSQNHVLAPSGFHAKLEGSDVREIAFGNMGSGVRLLAKPLKPSPTLENWGWLVLVVLLMALLFWALKLLRLRMQERQKAEQALQDEILFRTAMENSLLTGLRATDKEGRIIYVNLAFANMVGWGVNELIGQKAPMPFWAPESLAECDRAYRAILAGENPPNGFELRYMRKNGERFDVRLYSSKLVDGKGEHRGWMGSVNDITELKRDRQALQQSRQQLRTVLEGLDVAVCVSDVHSGEVLYRNRKHQKCFPIDSVVPQTDNSGYCWVSWRRSSGYQPGSYEFEEQDVITGRVYQLGQRSVNWLDGRAALLELCVDITERRQAQEEARVRNERLQHTARLVNMGELASSLAHELNQPLAAIASYSAACETMLYKPEPPIGKVQETLVKMTAQARRAGQIIRGIRQLVVKRTSEQSPCCVNELLEVVLPLLEPLAQQMKAKIVVDLPEPSPVLMGDAVMLEQVLLNLIKNGLEAMNDTPQAQRTLHIIGRVVNEGVEVRIVDHGSGVADMNQLFQPFYTTKAQGMGMGLNICRSVIEQHKGHLWAEANPSGGTQMCFRLPTIYTDDIVY; encoded by the coding sequence ATGAATCGGTTTTGGACTAGTTTTTCACGCTTGAAACGGCGCTGGCATCGACAATGGCCGTGGTGGATGGCTTACGGCCTTGTGCTGCTGCTGATTGGCGCCTTGCTGTTTTATATTGTTAAAACTGATCGTAAGGCGCAATTGGTGCGCGAAGCGGCCTATGCGCAAGATTTATTGTGGCAAGAGCAAGAGTTGCGTGTGCGCTTGCAAAGTAATCAAAACGCCATCGAGAGCTTGGCGTATTCGCTGGCATCCGATTCAATTGATTTGGAAGAATTTCGCGTCCGCGCCGATTTACTGATTAAAAATAACCCCGAAATTCTAGCGCTCGAGTGGGTTGATGCCAGCGGCTTTTATATAGGTGGGATGCCCAAGTTTACGCATCGACCTGCCGAGTTGATCCCGCTGAATGAGCCAAAGTTGTTGGAAGCCATTGATGGCGTATCCACGCTAGGCTATCCCTTGTATTCCAATGTGATCGTGCGGGAAGAGCCGCTGATGATGCAGTTGGTGCCGATTTTCCGCTTTGCCAGCTACGACGGTGCCTTGATGGCTACTTATAGTCTGGAGCGTATGTTGCAACACCGTGTGCCGTGGTGGTTGGTGCAGCGCTACCAATTGCAATTGGTCGATTCGCAAAATCATGTGCTGGCCCCCAGTGGTTTCCATGCCAAGTTGGAGGGCAGTGATGTCCGTGAAATCGCGTTTGGCAATATGGGTTCAGGGGTGCGGCTATTGGCAAAACCACTTAAACCGTCTCCCACACTAGAAAACTGGGGTTGGTTAGTGTTGGTCGTGCTGTTGATGGCCCTACTATTTTGGGCCTTAAAGTTACTGCGCCTTCGCATGCAAGAGCGGCAAAAAGCAGAGCAGGCCTTGCAAGATGAGATTTTGTTTCGAACGGCGATGGAAAACTCATTGCTGACCGGTTTGCGCGCAACGGATAAAGAAGGGCGGATCATTTACGTGAATTTGGCCTTCGCCAACATGGTGGGCTGGGGTGTTAATGAGTTGATCGGCCAAAAAGCGCCCATGCCGTTTTGGGCTCCCGAATCATTAGCAGAGTGTGATCGGGCCTATCGGGCCATTTTGGCGGGGGAAAACCCACCGAATGGTTTCGAACTTCGATATATGCGAAAAAATGGCGAGCGGTTTGACGTGCGCTTGTATTCATCCAAGCTGGTTGATGGTAAGGGTGAGCATCGGGGCTGGATGGGATCGGTCAATGATATTACCGAGCTCAAACGTGATCGGCAGGCTTTACAACAATCCCGCCAGCAACTGCGCACGGTGCTTGAAGGGCTCGATGTCGCAGTGTGCGTCAGTGATGTCCATAGCGGTGAGGTGCTGTACCGCAATCGCAAACACCAAAAATGCTTTCCGATTGATAGCGTGGTGCCGCAAACTGATAATAGTGGGTATTGCTGGGTTTCATGGCGTAGATCAAGTGGGTATCAGCCCGGAAGCTATGAATTTGAAGAGCAGGATGTAATTACGGGTAGGGTGTATCAACTTGGTCAGCGTTCGGTAAATTGGCTCGATGGCCGTGCGGCATTGCTGGAATTGTGTGTTGATATTACCGAGCGGCGCCAGGCACAAGAAGAAGCACGCGTACGAAATGAACGACTGCAACACACCGCGCGCTTAGTGAATATGGGCGAGCTGGCGTCCAGCTTGGCCCATGAGCTTAATCAACCATTGGCCGCGATCGCTAGCTATAGCGCAGCATGCGAAACGATGTTGTATAAGCCTGAACCGCCGATAGGTAAGGTTCAAGAAACGCTCGTCAAAATGACGGCACAAGCCCGGCGGGCTGGGCAAATTATTCGCGGAATTCGGCAGTTGGTAGTGAAACGCACGAGTGAACAATCGCCCTGTTGCGTCAATGAGTTGCTGGAGGTAGTACTACCACTGCTTGAGCCATTAGCCCAACAAATGAAAGCCAAGATTGTAGTGGACTTGCCCGAGCCCAGTCCCGTTTTAATGGGTGATGCCGTTATGTTGGAGCAGGTATTACTTAATCTAATTAAAAACGGCTTAGAAGCGATGAACGATACCCCGCAAGCGCAGCGCACGTTGCACATCATCGGCCGAGTGGTCAATGAAGGGGTTGAGGTGCGCATCGTAGATCATGGCAGTGGTGTCGCCGATATGAATCAATTATTCCAACCGTTCTACACGACCAAAGCGCAAGGCATGGGAATGGGCTTGAATATTTGTCGCTCAGTGATCGAGCAACATAAAGGCCATTTATGGGCTGAAGCAAATCCGAGCGGTGGCACGCAAATGTGCTTTCGTTTGCCTACAATCTATACAGATGACATTGTTTATTAA
- a CDS encoding rhodanese-related sulfurtransferase encodes MSIVVCALYKFVSLENYVELRQPLFNQMQGNGIRGTLLLALEGINGTVAGTQAGIDALLAWLDQQAGLDNIVAKFSYVDELPFHRTKVKLKKEIVTMGVEGIDPRRVVGTYVKPKDWNALISDPDVVLVDTRNDYEVQIGTFKGAINPKTETFREFPDYVKNNLDPAKNKKVAMFCTGGIRCEKSTAYLKEQGFEEVYHLEGGILKYLEEVPEADTMWEGECFVFDERVAVNHKLEKGQYDQCHACRMPLTESDKKSEQYILGTCCPHCFGKHTPEQQQRFIERQKQVRLAQERGEAHIGSDAAKAAELHRLQKEQRKAQDRERNKSK; translated from the coding sequence ATGTCGATTGTTGTGTGTGCTTTATATAAATTTGTTTCGCTCGAAAACTACGTCGAGTTACGCCAACCGCTGTTTAACCAAATGCAGGGCAATGGCATTCGCGGCACTTTATTGCTCGCGCTCGAGGGCATTAACGGCACAGTGGCGGGCACACAAGCAGGCATCGACGCACTACTGGCTTGGCTAGACCAGCAAGCTGGGCTGGATAATATCGTGGCCAAGTTTTCTTACGTTGACGAGCTGCCGTTTCACCGCACCAAAGTGAAATTGAAAAAAGAAATCGTAACGATGGGCGTAGAAGGCATCGATCCACGCCGCGTGGTTGGCACTTACGTCAAACCGAAAGACTGGAACGCGCTGATTTCCGACCCAGACGTGGTGCTCGTTGATACGCGCAACGATTATGAAGTGCAGATCGGTACATTTAAAGGCGCGATTAATCCAAAAACCGAAACTTTCCGCGAATTTCCTGATTACGTTAAAAACAATCTCGACCCCGCAAAAAACAAAAAAGTCGCGATGTTTTGCACCGGTGGTATTCGCTGTGAAAAATCGACCGCTTACCTCAAAGAGCAAGGCTTTGAAGAGGTTTACCACTTGGAAGGCGGCATTCTGAAATATCTGGAAGAAGTGCCCGAAGCAGACACGATGTGGGAAGGCGAATGCTTTGTGTTTGACGAGCGCGTTGCCGTTAACCACAAATTGGAAAAAGGCCAATACGATCAATGCCATGCCTGCCGCATGCCGCTTACCGAATCCGACAAGAAAAGCGAACAGTATATCCTTGGAACATGCTGCCCACATTGCTTTGGTAAGCATACCCCAGAGCAACAACAACGCTTTATTGAACGCCAAAAGCAAGTTCGTCTGGCGCAAGAACGCGGTGAAGCGCATATCGGCAGCGATGCGGCTAAAGCAGCCGAATTGCATCGTCTGCAAAAAGAGCAGCGCAAGGCGCAAGATCGCGAGCGCAATAAAAGCAAGTAA
- a CDS encoding DUF1289 domain-containing protein has product MSPASPCIKLCQLDESGNHCIGCLRTLDELRQWSKASDEEKQAILDRVSHRAIEQV; this is encoded by the coding sequence ATGAGCCCAGCTTCACCCTGTATTAAATTGTGCCAGCTCGACGAGAGCGGCAATCACTGTATTGGCTGTCTGCGCACGCTGGACGAATTACGCCAGTGGAGCAAGGCCAGCGATGAAGAAAAACAAGCCATTCTGGATCGCGTCAGCCATCGGGCCATTGAGCAGGTATAG
- the ettA gene encoding energy-dependent translational throttle protein EttA produces MAQYVMSMLRVSKIVPPKRQIIKDISLSFFPGAKIGLLGLNGSGKSTVLKIMAGVDKEYDGEVQHLPGIKIGYLAQEPELTATNTVRQEVESGLGEVFEAQAKLEAVYAAYAEEGADFDALAEEQARLEAIISAGSGENTDLQLEIAADALRLPEWDAIVGNLSGGEKRRVALCKLLLSKPDMLLLDEPTNHLDAESVEWLEQFLVRFPGTVVAVTHDRYFLDNAAEWILELDRGQGIPWKGNYSSWLEQKEARLKLEESQESARQKALNKELEWVRQNAKGRQAKSKARIARFEELSSFEHQKRNETQEIFIPVAERLGDKVIEFKGVSKAFGDRLLMDNLSFNVPAGAIVGIIGPNGAGKSTLFKMIAGKELPDSGEVEIGQTTQMAFVEQSREGLENSKTVFEDVSGGHDVINVGKFEMSSRAYLGRFNFKGADQAKIVGNLSGGERGRLHLAKTLLKGGNVLLLDEPSNDLDVETLRALEDALLEFAGTAFVISHDRWFLDRIATHILAAEGDSQWTFFDGNYQEYEADKKKRLGEEGAKPKRIRYKPIAR; encoded by the coding sequence ATGGCTCAATACGTAATGTCCATGCTCCGCGTGAGCAAAATCGTTCCACCGAAACGCCAAATTATTAAAGACATTTCTTTGTCTTTTTTCCCCGGTGCAAAAATTGGTTTATTGGGTCTGAATGGCTCAGGTAAATCGACAGTTTTGAAAATCATGGCCGGCGTTGATAAAGAATACGACGGCGAAGTTCAGCATCTACCCGGCATTAAAATCGGCTATCTGGCGCAAGAGCCAGAATTGACCGCGACCAATACCGTACGCCAAGAAGTTGAAAGTGGCCTTGGCGAAGTATTTGAAGCGCAAGCCAAGCTTGAAGCCGTGTACGCAGCCTACGCCGAAGAAGGCGCAGACTTTGACGCGCTGGCAGAAGAGCAAGCTCGCTTGGAAGCGATTATTTCAGCCGGTTCAGGTGAAAACACCGATCTGCAACTGGAAATCGCCGCCGATGCGCTGCGTTTGCCTGAGTGGGACGCGATTGTTGGCAATCTATCCGGTGGTGAAAAACGCCGCGTCGCTTTGTGTAAATTGCTGCTATCTAAGCCCGATATGCTCTTGCTCGACGAGCCAACCAACCACTTGGACGCGGAATCAGTGGAATGGCTCGAGCAATTCTTGGTGCGCTTCCCGGGCACCGTGGTGGCGGTAACGCACGATCGTTACTTCCTTGATAACGCCGCTGAGTGGATTTTGGAGTTGGACCGTGGCCAAGGTATTCCTTGGAAAGGTAACTACTCATCTTGGTTGGAGCAAAAAGAAGCGCGCCTGAAGCTGGAAGAGTCGCAAGAATCTGCACGCCAAAAAGCGCTGAATAAAGAGTTGGAATGGGTTCGCCAAAACGCGAAAGGCCGCCAAGCCAAATCGAAAGCGCGTATCGCCCGCTTTGAAGAATTGAGCAGCTTTGAGCATCAAAAACGCAATGAAACCCAAGAGATCTTTATCCCTGTGGCCGAGCGTTTGGGCGATAAAGTGATCGAATTTAAAGGTGTTTCTAAAGCCTTTGGCGATCGCTTGCTGATGGATAATCTGAGCTTTAACGTGCCCGCCGGTGCCATCGTCGGCATTATCGGCCCGAATGGTGCCGGTAAATCAACGCTGTTCAAAATGATTGCTGGTAAAGAGTTGCCAGACAGCGGTGAAGTGGAAATCGGTCAAACGACGCAAATGGCCTTTGTTGAGCAAAGCCGTGAAGGTCTAGAAAACAGCAAAACCGTATTTGAAGACGTTTCTGGCGGTCACGATGTGATCAATGTCGGCAAATTTGAAATGAGCAGTCGCGCGTATTTGGGCCGCTTTAACTTTAAAGGCGCGGATCAGGCGAAAATCGTCGGCAATCTATCTGGTGGTGAGCGCGGCCGTTTGCACCTAGCGAAAACGCTACTGAAAGGCGGCAACGTCTTGCTGCTCGACGAGCCATCAAATGACTTGGACGTGGAAACTTTGCGTGCCTTGGAAGATGCTTTGCTCGAATTTGCGGGTACGGCGTTTGTGATTTCCCACGACCGCTGGTTCCTTGACCGTATCGCGACGCATATTCTGGCCGCCGAAGGTGATTCGCAATGGACTTTCTTTGACGGTAACTACCAAGAGTACGAAGCCGATAAGAAAAAGCGTTTGGGCGAAGAGGGCGCGAAGCCAAAACGGATTCGCTACAAGCCAATCGCGCGCTAA
- a CDS encoding flagellin — protein sequence MAIGLNTNLNALSAQRYSSGAQEAQSKTLTALSSGKRINSAADDAAGSAIVERFAAQIIGNSQGIRNLNDAVSLSQTAEGAIASISDNTERIRELTVAAGNSTLSASDRQALQAEVNQLSQSNNDIIQNTQFNGQAVLQGGNFNFQAGANAGQQQNLTTNSLAGNALATASGQIDLSSPAAASASLQALDQDLQRISSERSNLGAFQNSIESSISNLRVSVENQSAARSRIADTDYAAQSAKLAQESIRAQASIAIQAQANASSKQVLSLLR from the coding sequence ATGGCGATCGGACTCAATACCAATCTCAATGCTTTGTCGGCGCAACGCTATAGCAGCGGCGCTCAGGAAGCTCAGAGCAAAACATTAACCGCACTATCGTCAGGCAAACGAATTAATTCCGCCGCCGACGATGCTGCAGGCTCTGCCATCGTGGAGCGTTTTGCTGCGCAAATTATTGGCAATAGCCAAGGGATTCGCAATTTGAACGACGCGGTGTCTTTGTCGCAAACGGCCGAAGGCGCGATCGCATCGATCTCCGACAATACCGAACGCATCCGCGAACTCACTGTTGCGGCTGGCAATAGCACACTGTCCGCCAGCGATCGCCAAGCACTGCAAGCCGAGGTCAATCAACTCAGCCAGAGCAATAACGATATTATTCAGAACACCCAATTTAATGGCCAAGCCGTATTGCAAGGTGGCAATTTCAACTTTCAAGCTGGCGCCAATGCCGGGCAGCAGCAAAATTTAACAACCAATAGCTTGGCAGGCAATGCGCTGGCCACGGCGTCAGGGCAAATCGATCTCTCCAGCCCGGCAGCCGCCAGCGCCAGCTTGCAAGCGCTTGATCAGGATTTGCAACGCATTAGCAGCGAGCGCAGCAATTTAGGGGCATTTCAAAACTCCATCGAATCGAGCATCAGTAATTTACGCGTTTCTGTTGAAAATCAATCGGCGGCTCGTTCACGCATTGCAGATACAGATTACGCGGCGCAATCGGCAAAACTGGCCCAAGAATCAATTCGCGCCCAAGCGAGTATCGCGATACAAGCGCAAGCCAACGCGTCAAGCAAACAAGTGCTGAGCTTATTGCGTTAG
- a CDS encoding chorismate lyase, whose product MPPSLAINFWRSPLLKSPRELRPWLSERGSLTQRLISHFPSFSVKVLRQGFYAAHLDEQALFRNEKAHLATREVLLCSAGQPVVFAHSITTRSSLKRGFHLLGRTGSRPLGALLFADPKIKRSALSYCKIDHRHPLWRKAVRAAGPQAASLWARRSIFYSGQDQLLVTEVFLSPPFHHDA is encoded by the coding sequence TTGCCCCCGTCTTTAGCGATCAATTTTTGGCGCTCGCCGCTGCTTAAGTCGCCACGTGAATTACGCCCGTGGCTGAGTGAGCGCGGCTCTTTGACGCAACGTTTGATCAGCCATTTCCCAAGCTTTTCCGTCAAAGTATTACGGCAAGGTTTTTATGCCGCTCATTTGGACGAGCAGGCGCTGTTTCGCAACGAAAAAGCACATCTGGCCACGCGCGAGGTTTTGCTCTGTAGCGCAGGACAGCCCGTGGTGTTTGCGCATAGCATTACCACGCGAAGCAGTTTAAAGCGCGGGTTTCATCTTTTAGGCCGTACCGGCAGCCGACCTTTGGGCGCACTGCTATTTGCCGACCCGAAAATCAAGCGCTCGGCGCTGTCGTATTGCAAAATCGATCACCGACATCCGCTGTGGCGCAAAGCCGTGCGCGCCGCTGGGCCACAAGCGGCCAGCTTATGGGCGCGTCGCTCAATTTTTTATTCGGGCCAAGATCAGCTCTTGGTTACCGAAGTCTTTTTGTCTCCCCCTTTTCATCATGACGCTTAA
- the ubiA gene encoding 4-hydroxybenzoate octaprenyltransferase, whose product MTLKQRLSAYYRLARMDKPIGTLLLLWPTLWGLWLAGQGQPDWHLVVIFCLGTFLMRSAGCVINDWADRDFDGHVERTKARPLASGEIRSREALYLAAGLAILALIIALPLNSLALLLTIPAAFLAGSYPFTKRFLAIPQAYLGIAFSFGIPMAFAAQTGEVPMIAWVLMLANLLWTVAYDTEYAIVDKPDDLKIGIKTSAITFGQYDVTAVMLCHLGFLILMYLIGQWQPMGMIYYLGLGLVAALILLQFPQIRGRDRALCFQAFLSNNRIGAVIFFAIMLDFLVH is encoded by the coding sequence ATGACGCTTAAACAACGCCTTTCTGCCTACTATCGCCTTGCGCGAATGGATAAACCCATCGGCACCTTACTGCTACTTTGGCCTACTTTGTGGGGCTTGTGGCTGGCAGGACAAGGACAGCCAGACTGGCACTTGGTCGTCATTTTTTGCCTGGGCACTTTTTTAATGCGCTCGGCCGGCTGCGTGATCAACGACTGGGCTGATCGAGATTTTGATGGCCACGTTGAGCGCACCAAAGCACGGCCTTTAGCCTCGGGCGAAATTCGCTCGCGTGAAGCGCTGTATCTTGCTGCGGGGCTGGCAATCTTGGCCTTAATAATTGCCCTGCCCTTAAATTCATTGGCCTTGCTACTGACCATTCCAGCCGCCTTTTTGGCCGGATCATACCCATTTACCAAGCGATTTCTCGCCATTCCACAAGCCTACCTAGGCATTGCGTTTAGTTTCGGCATCCCAATGGCGTTTGCCGCACAAACTGGCGAAGTGCCAATGATCGCTTGGGTCTTGATGCTGGCCAATCTGCTGTGGACCGTTGCCTACGATACCGAATACGCGATTGTCGACAAGCCCGACGATTTGAAAATTGGCATCAAAACATCGGCGATCACCTTCGGCCAGTACGACGTAACCGCCGTGATGTTGTGCCATCTGGGCTTTTTAATTTTGATGTATCTGATTGGCCAATGGCAGCCGATGGGGATGATTTATTATCTGGGGCTGGGTCTAGTCGCGGCGCTTATCTTGCTCCAATTTCCACAAATTCGTGGCCGAGATCGTGCTTTGTGTTTTCAGGCGTTTTTAAGTAATAACCGTATCGGTGCGGTGATTTTCTTCGCCATAATGCTCGACTTCTTGGTGCACTAA